A single region of the Salarchaeum japonicum genome encodes:
- a CDS encoding helix-turn-helix domain-containing protein — translation MVLLDDRILELFEETGEEYMSPSEIAGHNVIPYSVSYVSQRCKKLAEHGLLQPVGNGVYTMTDEGRAYLREEYNTAENSGIEVENENATGVSEEDEA, via the coding sequence ATGGTTCTCCTCGACGACAGAATCCTCGAACTGTTCGAGGAGACGGGAGAGGAATATATGTCCCCGAGCGAAATCGCCGGGCACAACGTGATTCCGTACAGCGTGAGCTACGTCAGCCAGCGGTGTAAGAAACTGGCCGAGCACGGGCTGTTACAGCCGGTCGGGAACGGAGTCTACACGATGACCGACGAGGGACGCGCGTACCTCCGCGAGGAGTACAACACAGCAGAGAACAGCGGAATCGAGGTAGAGAACGAGAACGCTACCGGAGTGAGTGAGGAGGACGAAGCGTAA
- a CDS encoding CHY zinc finger protein, with protein MEVVHGREVYGVGVGPETRCAHYDSAVDVIAIRFACCGEYYPCYECHESVADHEAAVWEDASARAVLCGVCGRELTVGEYLDCENTCPGCGAAFNPGCRRHYDRYFAADVR; from the coding sequence ATGGAGGTCGTTCACGGCCGGGAGGTGTACGGAGTGGGTGTGGGGCCGGAGACGCGGTGTGCGCACTACGATTCCGCCGTGGACGTGATTGCGATTCGGTTCGCGTGTTGCGGGGAGTACTATCCGTGTTACGAGTGCCACGAGTCGGTGGCCGACCACGAGGCGGCGGTGTGGGAGGACGCGTCGGCGCGCGCGGTGCTCTGCGGGGTGTGCGGGCGGGAGTTGACGGTGGGCGAGTATCTCGATTGCGAGAACACGTGTCCCGGCTGTGGGGCGGCGTTCAATCCGGGGTGTCGCCGGCACTACGACCGGTACTTCGCGGCGGACGTACGCTAG
- a CDS encoding MATE family efflux transporter yields MLALAWPMVVIQLLQVAYNLADTFWLGRLSSNAVAALSLAFPLIFFLISVGGGFTTAGSILVAQYTGAKSEGSAGKVAAQTMGFVCSLAAVFGVVGHFITRDMLSLLPADAETAAVVIPLAADYMEVFFLGMPALFGFFVFSSLMRGYGNTRTPMRVMFVSVAINVVLDPFLIFGWWVFPEMGIVGAAIATIFARFVAAIMGAYVLFFTDAGPDVALADFYPDLGFVSKIVRVGTPSAAEQSTSALAMISLTAMVASFGPAVVAAFGLGNRLVSLVFLPAMGLGRATNTMVGQNLGANQAERAERAVWLAAKVAAAVLFCIAVVAALFPRPIVSVFIEPGVENAEATIAFGSEYVRIRAIEFVFIGVLQVVLGAFRGAGSTKTAMAISMVTLWLGRVATVYLLVFVLDMGATGIWLGMMCGNVLGAIVGVAWFLRGTWKRTVIDDGPDDGPDDGSGPGSGPSPDSSDA; encoded by the coding sequence ATGCTGGCGCTCGCCTGGCCGATGGTCGTCATTCAGCTCCTCCAGGTGGCGTACAACCTCGCCGACACCTTCTGGCTCGGGAGGCTGTCGTCGAACGCCGTCGCCGCCCTCAGCCTCGCCTTCCCCCTCATCTTCTTCCTCATCTCGGTCGGCGGCGGGTTCACCACCGCCGGCTCGATTCTCGTCGCGCAGTACACGGGCGCGAAGAGCGAGGGGTCGGCGGGGAAGGTCGCCGCGCAGACCATGGGGTTCGTCTGCTCGCTCGCCGCCGTCTTCGGCGTCGTCGGCCACTTCATCACGCGGGACATGCTCTCCCTGCTCCCCGCGGACGCCGAGACCGCCGCGGTCGTCATCCCGCTGGCCGCCGACTACATGGAGGTGTTCTTCCTCGGGATGCCCGCCCTCTTCGGGTTCTTCGTGTTCTCCAGTCTGATGCGGGGGTACGGGAACACCCGCACGCCGATGCGCGTGATGTTCGTCAGCGTCGCCATTAACGTCGTCCTCGACCCCTTCCTCATCTTCGGCTGGTGGGTGTTCCCCGAGATGGGTATCGTCGGAGCCGCTATCGCCACAATCTTCGCGCGGTTCGTCGCCGCCATCATGGGCGCGTACGTCCTCTTCTTCACGGACGCCGGCCCGGACGTCGCGCTCGCCGACTTCTACCCCGACCTCGGGTTCGTGTCGAAAATCGTGCGCGTCGGCACGCCGAGCGCCGCCGAGCAGTCCACGAGTGCGCTCGCGATGATTTCCCTGACCGCGATGGTCGCGTCCTTCGGCCCCGCCGTGGTCGCCGCGTTCGGCCTCGGGAACCGCCTCGTCAGCCTCGTCTTCCTCCCCGCGATGGGGCTCGGCCGCGCGACGAACACGATGGTCGGCCAGAACCTCGGCGCGAACCAGGCTGAGCGCGCCGAGCGCGCCGTCTGGCTCGCCGCGAAAGTCGCCGCCGCCGTCCTGTTCTGCATCGCGGTCGTCGCCGCGCTCTTCCCGCGCCCGATCGTCTCCGTCTTCATCGAACCCGGCGTCGAGAACGCCGAAGCCACCATCGCGTTCGGGAGCGAGTACGTCCGCATCCGCGCCATCGAGTTCGTGTTCATCGGCGTCCTCCAGGTCGTCCTCGGCGCGTTCCGCGGCGCGGGAAGCACCAAGACCGCGATGGCGATTTCGATGGTGACGCTCTGGCTCGGCCGCGTCGCCACCGTCTACCTCCTCGTGTTCGTCCTCGACATGGGCGCGACCGGCATCTGGCTCGGCATGATGTGCGGGAACGTCCTCGGCGCAATCGTCGGCGTCGCGTGGTTCCTCCGCGGCACCTGGAAGCGAACCGTCATCGACGACGGCCCCGACGACGGCCCCGACGACGGCTCCGGCCCCGGTTCCGGCCCCAGCCCCGACTCCTCGGACGCCTAG
- a CDS encoding DJ-1/PfpI family protein, whose amino-acid sequence MDRERIQTVSVLVYDGFDELDAVAPYEVFANAGLDASIVSPHGASVVEASHGLRVETDPDHDQPDLVLAPGGGWNDRDRPGAWTEYEDDTIPQYLADAHESGATVAGVCTGGMLLAQAGLLDDRPATTHHTATADLEDAGARLADARVVDCGDVLTAAGVTSGLDLAFQLVETIRSQDVATDVKREMEYEPRGKTLVAR is encoded by the coding sequence ATGGACAGAGAGCGCATCCAGACCGTGTCCGTCCTCGTCTACGACGGATTCGACGAACTCGACGCCGTCGCGCCCTACGAGGTGTTCGCGAACGCCGGCCTCGACGCCAGCATCGTCAGCCCGCACGGCGCGTCGGTCGTGGAAGCCAGCCACGGCCTCCGCGTCGAAACCGACCCCGACCACGACCAGCCCGACCTCGTGCTCGCGCCCGGCGGCGGCTGGAACGACCGCGACCGACCGGGCGCGTGGACGGAGTACGAGGACGACACCATCCCCCAGTACCTCGCCGACGCCCACGAATCCGGCGCGACCGTCGCCGGCGTCTGCACCGGCGGCATGCTCCTCGCGCAAGCCGGCCTCCTCGACGACCGCCCCGCCACCACACACCACACCGCCACCGCCGACCTCGAAGACGCCGGCGCACGCCTCGCCGACGCACGCGTCGTCGACTGCGGCGACGTCCTCACCGCCGCCGGCGTCACCTCCGGCCTCGACCTCGCCTTCCAGCTCGTCGAAACCATCCGCAGCCAAGACGTCGCCACCGACGTCAAACGAGAAATGGAGTACGAACCCCGCGGCAAAACCCTCGTCGCGCGCTAA
- the gnd gene encoding phosphogluconate dehydrogenase (NAD(+)-dependent, decarboxylating), producing the protein MELGVLGLGRMGRIVVDRCLDAGIDVVAFDIDEDAVESAADAGATPAHSIDELAETLGEEKRIWMMVPAGDPVDAALDDLEPHLESEDIVVDGGNSYFEDSIRRAEFCPAAYLDCGTSGGPAGAELGFSLMVGGPEWAYDELAPVFDAVATGPDGHDHMGDTGSGHYVKMVHNGVEYALMQAYGEGFELLANGRYDLDLEKVSRTWNNGAVIRSWLLELCEEAFREEGNDLGDVADRVEGGSTGTWTVQEALRQEVPVPLIYQALAERFDSRSDGRFSRRLANRLRYGFGRHEVARNERSE; encoded by the coding sequence ATGGAACTCGGCGTGCTCGGCCTCGGACGGATGGGGCGAATCGTGGTAGACCGATGCCTGGACGCGGGCATCGACGTGGTCGCGTTCGACATCGACGAGGACGCGGTCGAATCGGCGGCTGACGCCGGCGCGACGCCCGCGCACTCCATCGACGAACTCGCGGAGACCCTCGGCGAGGAGAAACGCATCTGGATGATGGTGCCCGCGGGCGACCCCGTGGACGCCGCGCTCGACGACCTCGAACCCCATCTTGAGTCGGAGGATATCGTGGTGGACGGCGGGAACTCCTACTTCGAGGACTCGATTCGGCGCGCGGAGTTCTGCCCCGCCGCCTACCTCGACTGCGGCACCTCGGGCGGCCCCGCGGGCGCGGAACTCGGCTTCAGCCTGATGGTCGGCGGCCCCGAGTGGGCGTACGACGAACTCGCGCCCGTCTTCGACGCCGTCGCCACCGGCCCCGACGGCCACGACCACATGGGCGACACCGGGAGCGGCCACTACGTGAAGATGGTGCACAACGGCGTCGAGTACGCGCTCATGCAGGCCTACGGCGAAGGGTTCGAACTCCTCGCGAACGGCCGGTACGACCTCGACCTCGAAAAAGTCTCTCGCACGTGGAACAACGGCGCGGTCATCCGAAGCTGGCTCCTCGAACTCTGCGAGGAAGCCTTCCGCGAGGAAGGAAACGACCTCGGCGACGTGGCGGACCGCGTCGAAGGCGGAAGCACGGGCACCTGGACCGTGCAGGAAGCCCTCCGCCAGGAAGTCCCCGTTCCCCTCATCTACCAGGCGCTCGCCGAACGCTTCGACTCCCGGAGCGACGGCCGGTTCTCCCGCCGCCTCGCGAATCGATTGCGGTACGGGTTCGGGCGGCACGAAGTCGCCCGCAACGAGCGAAGCGAGTGA
- a CDS encoding ABC transporter ATP-binding protein has translation MSTPEEESVFDTYRDRVERPLYRLFSEYGVPEWKYFAGGMAANVVARAASLLPPLLLGAAIDSVFTGDSAFSLPVVPASWLPATAPDAAQFQFAAVAIVVAFFVTAVFTWLYGVAANLFAHRVMHAVRTDSFEKMQRLDMTFFDDKQTGEVMSVLNNDASNLEVFLDNALQNTARLAVMVVGIAGIMLWMNWQLAIVTLAAIPLIVVLTLWFMRTVEPRYVAQRQSIGDLNTRLENALSGVELVKTSNTESYETGRVRDASYSFFRDTMSVLKLNYLYRPGMELLAGLSFAVTFVVGGIWLFQGPPLFFSGTLSTGEFVTFILLTQRFVTPLAEVSNIVDQYENAKASSERVFGLRDIPVRIQDDADATDISPVEGRVEYDDVTFGYESDPYGDPDDDTPDPLADEDVILDGVSFDADPGETTALVGPTGAGKSTILKLLLRLYDVDGGEIRVDGHDIRDVTLESLRGAIGYVGQDTFLFDGTIAENIKYGEFDADREDVVEAAKAAEAHQFITEMPNGYDTRVGERGVKLSGGQRQRVSIARTVLQDPEILILDEATSAVDTETEFLIQRSLDRLSEDRTTFSIAHRLSTVKNADQILVVEAGEVAERGTHQELLDADGVYAALWNAQTGDRDRLKQELDIET, from the coding sequence ATGTCTACGCCGGAGGAGGAGAGCGTGTTCGACACGTACCGCGACCGCGTCGAACGACCGCTCTATCGGTTGTTCTCGGAGTACGGTGTGCCGGAGTGGAAGTACTTCGCGGGCGGGATGGCGGCGAACGTCGTCGCGCGCGCCGCGAGCCTCCTGCCCCCGCTCTTGCTGGGTGCGGCTATCGACAGCGTGTTCACGGGGGATTCGGCGTTCTCGCTCCCCGTGGTGCCCGCGTCGTGGCTGCCCGCGACCGCGCCCGACGCGGCGCAGTTCCAGTTCGCCGCGGTGGCCATCGTCGTCGCGTTCTTCGTGACGGCGGTGTTCACGTGGCTGTACGGCGTGGCGGCGAACCTGTTCGCGCACCGCGTGATGCACGCCGTGCGCACCGACTCCTTCGAGAAGATGCAGCGCCTCGACATGACGTTCTTCGACGACAAACAGACGGGAGAGGTCATGTCCGTCCTGAACAACGACGCGAGCAATCTCGAAGTCTTCCTCGACAACGCCCTCCAGAACACCGCGCGGCTCGCCGTGATGGTCGTCGGCATCGCCGGTATCATGCTCTGGATGAACTGGCAGCTCGCAATCGTGACGCTCGCCGCCATCCCCCTCATCGTCGTCCTCACCCTCTGGTTCATGCGGACGGTCGAACCCCGGTACGTCGCCCAGCGCCAGAGCATCGGCGACCTCAACACCCGATTGGAGAACGCCCTGTCGGGCGTCGAACTCGTGAAGACCTCGAACACGGAGTCCTACGAGACCGGGCGCGTCCGCGACGCCTCCTACAGTTTCTTCCGGGACACGATGAGCGTCCTGAAGCTCAACTACCTCTACCGGCCGGGCATGGAACTGCTCGCCGGCCTCTCCTTTGCAGTGACCTTCGTCGTCGGCGGCATCTGGCTCTTTCAGGGGCCGCCGCTGTTCTTCTCCGGCACGCTCTCCACGGGCGAGTTCGTGACGTTCATCCTGCTCACCCAGCGGTTCGTCACGCCGCTCGCCGAGGTGTCGAACATCGTCGACCAGTACGAGAACGCGAAGGCGTCCTCGGAGCGCGTGTTCGGCCTGCGCGACATCCCCGTCCGCATTCAGGACGACGCGGACGCCACCGACATCTCGCCCGTCGAGGGCCGCGTCGAGTACGACGACGTGACGTTCGGCTACGAGAGCGACCCCTACGGCGACCCCGACGACGACACCCCCGACCCGCTCGCCGACGAGGACGTGATTCTCGACGGCGTGAGCTTCGACGCCGACCCCGGCGAGACCACCGCGCTCGTCGGGCCGACGGGCGCGGGGAAGTCCACGATTCTGAAACTCCTGCTGCGGCTGTACGACGTGGACGGCGGCGAAATCCGCGTGGACGGCCACGACATCCGGGACGTGACCCTCGAAAGTTTGCGCGGCGCTATCGGGTACGTCGGCCAGGACACCTTCCTGTTCGACGGCACCATCGCGGAGAACATCAAGTACGGCGAGTTCGACGCCGACCGCGAGGACGTGGTGGAGGCCGCGAAGGCCGCGGAAGCCCACCAGTTCATCACGGAGATGCCGAACGGCTACGACACCCGGGTCGGCGAGCGGGGCGTGAAGCTCTCCGGCGGCCAGCGCCAGCGCGTCAGCATCGCCCGCACCGTCCTCCAAGACCCCGAGATATTGATTCTGGACGAAGCCACGTCCGCGGTGGACACCGAGACCGAGTTCCTCATCCAGCGCAGTCTCGACCGCCTGAGCGAAGACCGCACGACGTTCAGCATCGCGCACCGGCTCTCCACGGTGAAGAACGCCGACCAGATTCTCGTCGTGGAAGCCGGCGAGGTCGCGGAGCGCGGCACGCACCAGGAACTCCTCGACGCCGACGGCGTGTACGCGGCGCTCTGGAACGCCCAGACCGGCGACCGCGACCGCCTCAAACAAGAACTCGACATCGAGACCTAA
- a CDS encoding ABC transporter ATP-binding protein, with protein sequence MSQTHSTDSTDGTANETPDAKLRASDLELRYANVGEPVVDCDTLVIPEGEITALVGPNGSGKSTLLRGLARHLAPAGGDIVLDGRDIADLGDKEFARELGLLSQENNAPGGLTVEDLVHHGRYPHKGFFDGRTTEDEEAVERAIELTGITHLRDEDLGNLSGGQKQLVWIAMTLAQQTDTILLDEPTTYLDLHHQLRVMDVIHELNEERGATVCVVLHDLQQAARFADYLVALRDGQVYDWGPPEDVVTEELLADVFGVDAAVDFDDGDPRILPRRALDR encoded by the coding sequence ATGTCACAGACACACTCCACCGATTCGACCGACGGCACCGCGAACGAGACGCCGGACGCGAAGCTCCGCGCGAGCGACCTGGAACTCCGGTACGCGAACGTCGGCGAACCCGTCGTCGACTGCGACACGCTCGTCATCCCCGAGGGCGAGATAACCGCGCTCGTCGGGCCGAACGGCAGCGGGAAGAGCACGCTCCTGCGCGGGCTCGCCCGCCACCTCGCGCCCGCGGGCGGCGACATCGTGCTCGACGGCCGCGACATCGCCGACCTCGGGGACAAGGAGTTCGCGCGCGAACTCGGCCTGCTCTCCCAGGAGAACAACGCGCCCGGCGGCCTCACCGTCGAAGACCTCGTCCACCACGGCCGCTACCCCCACAAGGGCTTCTTCGACGGCCGCACCACCGAGGACGAAGAGGCCGTCGAGCGCGCCATCGAACTCACGGGAATCACCCACCTCCGCGACGAGGACCTCGGGAACCTCAGCGGCGGCCAGAAACAGCTCGTCTGGATCGCGATGACGCTCGCCCAGCAGACCGACACCATCCTGCTGGACGAACCGACGACGTACCTCGACCTCCACCACCAGCTCCGCGTGATGGACGTCATCCACGAACTCAACGAGGAGCGCGGCGCGACGGTCTGCGTCGTCCTGCACGACCTCCAGCAGGCCGCGCGGTTCGCGGACTACCTCGTCGCCCTGCGGGACGGCCAGGTGTACGACTGGGGGCCGCCCGAGGACGTGGTCACCGAGGAGTTGCTCGCGGACGTGTTCGGCGTGGACGCCGCGGTGGACTTCGACGACGGCGACCCCCGCATCCTCCCGCGGCGGGCGTTAGACCGATAG
- a CDS encoding FecCD family ABC transporter permease, whose protein sequence is MSNETTTRESIRSLVAPRDKRLLTLMAGSVLAVLVAGFVQVWFGSYDMTIAQTFSVVTNPRIVFNPDVWAAALLGNEFPEWMTTPQIIVWNIRMPRVFIGILVGMNLAISGAVFQAVTRNELASPYILGVSGGAGLAVLLTLVFFSSAYVVLPVVGIQFSALPFAAAVGGSIAFFLVYAIAWQGGTSPVRLVLAGVIVATIFQSLQTGLFYFLDSTAAVKTAIAWTTGSLTGVDWEQFRLAALPTLFVVPAIFLAARHLNVLLLGEDTARSLGMPVELVRFGVSTLAILAAATAVSVAGLVGFVGLVVPHAVRTVVGSDYRRLVLGSLFLGPALVVVADVVARLALMPVQVPVGIVTGLIGGPYFLYLMRRNGDVSEF, encoded by the coding sequence ATGAGTAACGAGACGACCACGCGAGAGTCGATTCGGTCGCTGGTCGCGCCGCGCGATAAGCGCCTCCTGACGCTCATGGCGGGGAGCGTCCTCGCCGTCCTCGTCGCCGGGTTCGTCCAGGTCTGGTTCGGGTCGTACGACATGACCATCGCCCAGACGTTCTCCGTCGTCACCAACCCCCGCATCGTCTTCAACCCGGACGTGTGGGCGGCCGCCCTCCTCGGGAACGAGTTCCCGGAGTGGATGACGACGCCCCAGATTATCGTCTGGAACATCCGGATGCCGCGCGTGTTCATCGGCATCCTCGTCGGCATGAACCTCGCCATCTCCGGCGCGGTGTTCCAGGCCGTCACGCGGAACGAACTCGCGAGCCCGTACATCCTCGGCGTGAGCGGCGGCGCGGGACTCGCCGTCCTCCTCACGCTCGTGTTCTTCTCCAGCGCGTACGTCGTCCTCCCCGTCGTCGGCATCCAGTTCTCCGCGCTCCCGTTCGCCGCGGCGGTCGGCGGCTCCATCGCGTTCTTCCTCGTGTACGCCATCGCGTGGCAGGGCGGCACGAGTCCCGTCCGCCTCGTCCTCGCGGGCGTCATCGTCGCCACCATCTTCCAGTCCCTCCAGACCGGCCTGTTCTACTTCCTCGACAGCACGGCGGCCGTGAAGACCGCCATCGCGTGGACGACCGGCTCTCTCACCGGCGTGGACTGGGAGCAGTTCCGGCTCGCCGCGCTCCCCACGCTGTTCGTCGTGCCCGCCATCTTCCTCGCCGCCCGCCACCTGAACGTCCTCCTGCTCGGCGAGGACACCGCGCGCTCGCTCGGGATGCCGGTCGAACTCGTCCGGTTCGGCGTGTCCACGCTCGCCATCCTCGCCGCCGCGACCGCCGTCTCGGTCGCGGGCCTCGTCGGGTTCGTCGGCCTCGTCGTCCCGCACGCCGTCCGCACCGTCGTCGGGAGCGACTACCGACGGCTCGTCCTCGGCTCGCTCTTCCTCGGGCCGGCGCTGGTCGTCGTCGCGGACGTGGTCGCGCGCCTCGCGCTGATGCCGGTGCAGGTTCCCGTCGGCATCGTCACCGGCCTCATCGGCGGCCCGTACTTCCTCTACCTGATGCGCCGGAACGGCGACGTCAGCGAGTTCTAG
- a CDS encoding ABC transporter substrate-binding protein — protein sequence MDRRKFLGTTGAVLGAALAGCQSSGDSTTSTTTDATTTESTTTEQTTTESSTPYTVSMVPTGDVTFEEVPETWIANNGSYADMGLALGVEEPKALWLANRWHTNYYDEIPGVSADKSDTTSLYQDGVSKELFYSLEQEHGIDVQVFDPNFLINRFGWNQADVDEIANGVAPIIGNSIFSQTYPWHEDYEYYTLYEAFEKVAEIFQAQERYEAFASLHDDFQSNLDFVPTADSERPRIAILWPASESSFYPYLVGGGTSHKQWRDLNVRDALAEANVQDFLSSRGTIDYETLLEVDPDALMIRGRESMTADEFQESVVAPMEADNTASQLTAVQNGDVYRGGPLYQGPISNLVVTQRAAEQLYGVEEMLYDPQRVSDIANGNA from the coding sequence ATGGATCGACGGAAGTTCCTCGGCACGACCGGCGCTGTGCTCGGCGCGGCCCTCGCGGGCTGTCAGAGTAGCGGCGACTCGACCACCAGCACGACGACCGACGCCACGACCACGGAATCGACGACCACCGAACAGACCACCACGGAGTCCAGCACGCCGTACACGGTGTCGATGGTGCCCACGGGCGACGTGACGTTCGAGGAGGTGCCCGAGACGTGGATCGCGAACAACGGCAGTTACGCCGACATGGGGCTCGCGCTCGGCGTCGAGGAGCCGAAGGCGCTCTGGCTCGCGAACCGCTGGCACACGAACTACTACGACGAGATTCCCGGCGTCTCCGCGGACAAGAGCGACACCACGTCGCTCTACCAGGACGGCGTCTCGAAGGAACTGTTCTACTCGCTCGAACAGGAACACGGCATCGACGTGCAGGTGTTCGACCCGAACTTCCTCATCAACCGCTTCGGGTGGAATCAGGCCGACGTGGACGAGATAGCGAACGGCGTCGCGCCCATCATCGGGAACTCCATCTTCTCCCAGACCTACCCCTGGCACGAGGACTACGAGTACTACACGCTGTACGAGGCGTTCGAGAAGGTCGCGGAGATATTCCAGGCGCAGGAGCGCTACGAGGCGTTCGCGAGCCTGCACGACGACTTCCAGTCGAACCTCGACTTCGTCCCCACCGCGGACTCCGAGCGTCCCCGCATCGCCATCCTCTGGCCCGCCTCCGAGTCCTCGTTCTACCCCTACCTCGTCGGCGGCGGCACGAGCCACAAGCAGTGGCGCGACCTGAACGTCCGGGACGCGCTCGCGGAGGCGAACGTCCAGGACTTCCTCTCCAGTCGCGGTACCATCGACTACGAGACCCTGCTCGAAGTTGACCCGGACGCGCTCATGATTCGCGGCCGCGAGAGCATGACCGCGGACGAGTTCCAGGAGTCCGTCGTCGCGCCGATGGAGGCGGACAACACGGCGAGCCAGCTCACCGCCGTCCAGAACGGCGACGTGTACCGCGGCGGCCCGCTCTACCAGGGCCCGATTTCGAACCTCGTCGTGACCCAGCGCGCCGCCGAACAGCTCTACGGCGTCGAAGAGATGCTGTACGACCCGCAGCGCGTCTCCGACATCGCGAACGGGAACGCCTAA